The Aerosakkonema funiforme FACHB-1375 genome segment TTGCTGCTGGGAGTCAGACAACTCGAAGTTTTGCAACCTTTAGAGCTAGTGGAATTCGACCGCGCTACCCAATTTCAACCCGAACTCGAACCAGATCCGCGAATTTTAGTCATCGGAATTACAGAGTCAGATTTGCAAGCCCAAAAGCGATCGCCTGTGTCCGATCGAACCGTCGCTACCCTCCTAGCAAAGCTGCAATCCTATCAGCCAAAGGTAATTGGTTTAGATTTGTATCGGGATTTGCCCCAACCACCCGGTCATGCAGAACTGTTGAAGCAGTTGCAAGCGCCTAACATCATCGCGATCTCCAAGCTGGAGAGTAACGATAGCAGAAATGTGCCGCCTCCACCAGGCGTGCCAAAAGAACGAATAGGGTTTAATGACTTAGTTCTCGATCCGGATGGAGTAATACGCCGGAATTTAATGTATGCCTATACAAAAGCAGATAAATTTTACTCGTTTTCTCTGCGAGTAAGCCTTAGCTATTTAAAAGATAAAAATCTTGACTTTAAGGTTTATTCTAACTCGCTCCAATTAGGTCAAAAAACTTTTTTACGTTTAAAACCTTATTCGGGTGGATATCAAAACATTGGTGCCCAAGGATATCAAATACTGTTGAATTATCGAGGCAGAAAAGTAGCAAGGCAGGTAAATTTAACCCAAGTTTTGAACGGCTCTATCCAAAAAGAGTGGGTGAAAGATAAAGTCGTACTGATCGGCACAACAGCACCGAGCGAAAAAGACCTTTTCTTTACTCCCTACAATGCGATCGACAGACAAGAAGCCGCTATGCCTGGGGTGCTAGTCCACGGTCAAATGGTAAGCCAAATCCTCAGTACCGTCTTAGACGATCGACCTTTATTTTGGTTCTGGCCTCAGTGGGCAGAAGCTTTATGGATATGGGGTTGGTCGCTAGTAGGAGGAATTTTAGTGTGGCGCTTTCGCCATCCACTATCATTAGCAATAGCTGCAACTGTAGCAGTAGCAGGATTGTTTGTTGTTTGGTTTATCTGCTTTACTCATGCAGTATGGATACCCTTCCTAGTGCCGACACTGGCATTGGTAACGACTGGCGGCACGAGCGGAATTTATAAATTATTCTACAATGCTTTTTACGATCCTTTGACGGGTCTACCAAACCGAGATTTATTCTTGAAGGAATTGCAAAAATCCATCGATCGCAGCAAAAGCCAGGTTAATTACTTATTTGCAGTCATCTTCCTGGATCTCGATCAATTCAAAATATTTAATGAAGGTTTAGGACACCAAGCTGGAGACGAAATATTACGTATCATCACCCAAAGGTTAAAGGCCATTCTCCATGCTAAATATACAGTTGCACGGATTGGAGGAGACGAATTTGCTATTTTGCTCGCAGATATTAGCAATATCGATTTAGTAACTCTCGTTACTGACAAAATCCAAAAAAAACTGTATTCACCCTTTAATTTAAAGGGACAAGAAATATTTATAACTGCTAGCTTTGGTATTGCTTTTAATCAAACCGGGCACAATTATAAACCAGAAGAATTGCTGCGAGATGCCCACACAGCTATGTATCGCGCCAAAGCATTGGGTAAAGCACGCTATGAAGTTTTTTCTGTAGGTATGCGTACCCAAGTTGTCAGCCGCTTGCAGTTAGAAAATGACTTGCGTCGAGCGATTGCTTCTGCAATAGAAGGAAACAGTCAAGAGTTAAGCGTCCACTACCAGCCGATCGTATCTTTAGAAACTGGGAAAATCGCAGGCTTTGAAGCCCTAGTGCGTTGGCAAAATTCCCAAGGCAAATTCATTTCCCCAGTAGAGTTTATTCCCGTAGCGGAAGAAACTGGTTTAATTGTTACCTTGGGTGAGTGGATATTGGAACAATCTTGTCGCCAGCTGCGTATTTGGCAACAGCAATTTACCATGCAACCAGAATTAACAATCAGCGTCAATCTTTCTAGCCAACAGTTTGCTCAACCAGATTTAATAGAAAGAATCGAACAAATCCTCAAAAAAATAGGACTAAACGGCCATAGTTTAAAACTAGAAATCACAGAAAGTATGGCCATGAAAGATGTTGATTCTACCATTGCAAAAATCTTACGTTTAAAAGCTTTAAACCTCAAATTCAGCATTGATGATTTCGGTACTGGTTACTCATCTTTGAGCTATTTACATCGCTTTCCTGTAGACACATTAAAAGTCGATCGTTCCTTTGTCAGTCGCATGGAAGAAACGACTGAAGATGCCGCGATCGTTCAAACTATCGTCATGCTCAGTCATATTTTAGGTATGGATGTAATTGCCGAGGGGATAGAAACAGCATCGCAAATGGAAAAACTGCGGATATTGCAATGCGAATACGGGCAAGGCTATTTCTTTTCTAAACCCTTGCACGCTGAGGCAGCAACCGCTTTGCTTAGCCAATATACTAATTCAGTTTAATGTTTCTTTTATCAACAAATCTTACTCCCTTCCCACTGTAAAATTATCGATCGCAAGTTACCTGTTTTTGTTTTCTCCCCCACTCCCCCACTCCCCCCATGCAATACATATTCTTTGAGTGGGAAAGGAGTAATGGACTGGCTCTCTATAAGGGAGCATCATCCAATGCTGCAATACCAGCATCGGAATCCTGAAAGCTGGAGAGAACTATTTCAGTTTGCACAATTTGTTGTTTTATCCATCCAGAAAACAAGTCAGAAATAATTTTACTGCGTACCGTAGCGTCTAACTTCGGTTGAATTACTTCTTCAACAAAAATCAGGTGCGCTCCTTTAGAAGTCACTACTGGCTTGATAAGTTGGGGCGGAGTAGCTGCGAAGACGGCAGCAGAAATCTCCGGTTTTAAATCGCTGCGGCGCAGTGTACCCCGATATCCTCCACAGCGGCGCAACTCTTTGTCATGGAGATATTGGCAGGCAACTTCATGGAAACTCATTTCATCTTCCCCAATAGCATAAAAAAGTTCCATTGCCAAATCTTCATCATCTAAAATTACTTCGTACATGACGACCTGAGCGTAATTGAGTAGATTCTCCACAAAGAATGGTTCGACTTTATCTGCGAACAGATGTTCGGCTAACTTTGAAGAAGTGACGCTAAAATAAGCTATTTCTTCTAAGTCGTCTAGAGATAGGCTATGTTTTTGCAACCATGCCAGGGTTTGGTCAGTGCGTCTGAGGTTGTTTGCCAACCGGATGTTGTCTGCTGATTTCTGAAGTTCTTCAGGCTCTACTTTGATGCCTAGTTCTTTCGCTTTAGAAGTGATAATTTTGCGGGTAGCGATATTTTCGAGAAATGTGGGTATTTGGCAGGATAGCTTGATTTGACGGATCAAATCTTCGGGGTAGACTGTGATATTTCGCATGATGTACGTCTTTGTAAAATACTTGAAACAAGCACTCAAAGCCAAGCTATACAGACAGGGAATTAAAAAACTTTTTCTAGAGTTGCAGACCGTCTTTTTGTAGTTTCTTAAAGGGATCTAAGATGAAGTCAATGACGCGACGCTGACGAACAATTACTTCTGCGGTTGCTGTTTGACCTGGATTTAGGTCTATGCGTTTGTTTTGGGCTTGAATGTAAGTGCGATCGAGCGTGATTTCCAGTTCGTAAGTTTCCACCGTTCCTCGATCTGTTTGTGTAATCTTGGAGTCGGGTGAAATCCAAGTTAGGCGACCGTCAATAATGCCATAATCTTGGAAAGGATAGGCATCAAATTTAAGTTTGACGGGCATTCCCACGCGCAGAAATCCGCTTTCTGTGCTACTTATATTAGCCCTTAGCACTAGGGGGGCTTCTTCAGGTGCAATTTGCGCGATCGTCTGACCGGGTTGCACTACAGCGCCAGCACGTTCGATCGGCAACTGAAAAATAGTTCCTTCTACTGGCGATCGCAGCACTCGCTGTCCTAACTGAAATTTCAAAGATTCAATCTGACTTTTACTCTGCGCGATTTCAGCGTTGAGTGTTGTTATTTGCACTTGCAAATCTTTCAGTTGTTCTTGACTTTTAAGCACAGCTAATTTACCTGCTTGTAGCAAGCTTTCGTAGCCACTTTGCTGCTCTTTTACGTATGACTGTGCTTGCTCGATCTCGGTCTTAGCTTGATGAAGCATTTTCTCATAGCCGCCCTGCTGTTCTTTCAGCCTTGCTTCGGCTAATTTAATATCAGCATTAGCTTGATGAATCATTTTGTCATAGCTACCTTGCTGCTCTTTTAACCGCGCTTCGGCTAACTTAATTTCAGCATCAGCTTGATGAATCATTTTGTCATAGCTACCTTGCTGCTCTTTCAACCTCGCTTCGGCTAATTTAATCTCAGCTTCAGCTTGCGATCGCAACCGTTCGCTCTCTTCTGCCAACTGTTGTTTTTCTACTACTTTAACTTCCGGAACCACACCTTGCTGCCAAAGTTTCCGGTAGCGCTCCACTTCTGCCATATCCTTTTTATAACGGCTGTCTGCTAAGATGTAGGCCGTTTTAGTTGCGTTGATATTTTGCCGCGCCTCTTCGATTTGAGCTAGTTTTTCCTGTTGTAAAGTATAGGCAGTTTTCTTTGCTTCCAGATTTTCTTGCGCTTCTTGAATTTGAGCTAGTTTTTCCTGTTGCAAAGTATAAGCAGTCTTGCTAGCTGTGAGGTTTGCTTGCGCCTCTTGAATTTGGGCTAGTTTTTCTGCTTGCAATGTATAAGCGGTCTTGTTAGAATTCAGGTTTTGTCGCGCCTGCTCAATTTGCGCTAATTTTTCTAAATTTTGCGCCTCGTTCTGTTGCTCTTGGGCGCGAATTGCAATCAACAATTGGTTTTTAATTAGTTCCAACTGTGCCATCCGATTTTGTTGACCTTCCAATTTCGTTTCGGCTTGCTGAAGGTCGCTGCGGAGTACGTCAGATTCCAATTCCATCAGAACCTGTCCAGCTTTTACCCTTTGCCCTTCTTTGACGCTAACTTGGATGACAGTTCCGGGAACGGCAGCATCTAATCTTTGAGTTGCACCAGAAGGTTCCAGTCGCCCTC includes the following:
- a CDS encoding EAL domain-containing protein translates to MTDRLSKKIHSLLLAARNQETLGKLTQIVALVWQKPVLTGSLLIAGLLLGVRQLEVLQPLELVEFDRATQFQPELEPDPRILVIGITESDLQAQKRSPVSDRTVATLLAKLQSYQPKVIGLDLYRDLPQPPGHAELLKQLQAPNIIAISKLESNDSRNVPPPPGVPKERIGFNDLVLDPDGVIRRNLMYAYTKADKFYSFSLRVSLSYLKDKNLDFKVYSNSLQLGQKTFLRLKPYSGGYQNIGAQGYQILLNYRGRKVARQVNLTQVLNGSIQKEWVKDKVVLIGTTAPSEKDLFFTPYNAIDRQEAAMPGVLVHGQMVSQILSTVLDDRPLFWFWPQWAEALWIWGWSLVGGILVWRFRHPLSLAIAATVAVAGLFVVWFICFTHAVWIPFLVPTLALVTTGGTSGIYKLFYNAFYDPLTGLPNRDLFLKELQKSIDRSKSQVNYLFAVIFLDLDQFKIFNEGLGHQAGDEILRIITQRLKAILHAKYTVARIGGDEFAILLADISNIDLVTLVTDKIQKKLYSPFNLKGQEIFITASFGIAFNQTGHNYKPEELLRDAHTAMYRAKALGKARYEVFSVGMRTQVVSRLQLENDLRRAIASAIEGNSQELSVHYQPIVSLETGKIAGFEALVRWQNSQGKFISPVEFIPVAEETGLIVTLGEWILEQSCRQLRIWQQQFTMQPELTISVNLSSQQFAQPDLIERIEQILKKIGLNGHSLKLEITESMAMKDVDSTIAKILRLKALNLKFSIDDFGTGYSSLSYLHRFPVDTLKVDRSFVSRMEETTEDAAIVQTIVMLSHILGMDVIAEGIETASQMEKLRILQCEYGQGYFFSKPLHAEAATALLSQYTNSV
- a CDS encoding peptidylprolyl isomerase, whose translation is MRNITVYPEDLIRQIKLSCQIPTFLENIATRKIITSKAKELGIKVEPEELQKSADNIRLANNLRRTDQTLAWLQKHSLSLDDLEEIAYFSVTSSKLAEHLFADKVEPFFVENLLNYAQVVMYEVILDDEDLAMELFYAIGEDEMSFHEVACQYLHDKELRRCGGYRGTLRRSDLKPEISAAVFAATPPQLIKPVVTSKGAHLIFVEEVIQPKLDATVRSKIISDLFSGWIKQQIVQTEIVLSSFQDSDAGIAALDDAPL
- a CDS encoding HlyD family efflux transporter periplasmic adaptor subunit, translating into MPNTRSTLDSITSRNGHSLTDQTLAENISDRSPEISESPADDWSPLSKELIDTLPQVWTRGLLYLMLVFAGIVLPWSMLSKVDETGTARGRLEPSGATQRLDAAVPGTVIQVSVKEGQRVKAGQVLMELESDVLRSDLQQAETKLEGQQNRMAQLELIKNQLLIAIRAQEQQNEAQNLEKLAQIEQARQNLNSNKTAYTLQAEKLAQIQEAQANLTASKTAYTLQQEKLAQIQEAQENLEAKKTAYTLQQEKLAQIEEARQNINATKTAYILADSRYKKDMAEVERYRKLWQQGVVPEVKVVEKQQLAEESERLRSQAEAEIKLAEARLKEQQGSYDKMIHQADAEIKLAEARLKEQQGSYDKMIHQANADIKLAEARLKEQQGGYEKMLHQAKTEIEQAQSYVKEQQSGYESLLQAGKLAVLKSQEQLKDLQVQITTLNAEIAQSKSQIESLKFQLGQRVLRSPVEGTIFQLPIERAGAVVQPGQTIAQIAPEEAPLVLRANISSTESGFLRVGMPVKLKFDAYPFQDYGIIDGRLTWISPDSKITQTDRGTVETYELEITLDRTYIQAQNKRIDLNPGQTATAEVIVRQRRVIDFILDPFKKLQKDGLQL